CACCGAGCTTCGATTGGACGGCGGCGCAACCACCGTGCTGGAAGTCGTTCCCGGCACGGAGGGAGGCCGGTTCATCCGCTCCGTCAAGGTAAACGGTGAGCCGTGGTCGTCCATTTCCATTGATCACGATGTGATCGCGTCCGGTGCCCACGTCGAGTTTGAGCTCGCCTCCGAGCCGTGCGGCTGGGCGGCCGATTCACGACCACCCAGCGCCTCCTCCCTCCACGGCTTTTCGGACGGCCCGATTGATGTGCTGCCTCGGGGCGCCCATCCCCTCACGGACGACGAGGGCCGCACGGCAGTACGTCTCACAGTGGGCGAGTCCGTCGATTTTCCGGTGTCGCTCGGAGCGGCTTCGCTTTACACGCTCACCGCGGCAGAACCGGGCGCCTACGCCTGGTCCGTCTCGTGGGTCACGGCTGATGGTGTGGCCACAGCCGCAGATGAGAGAGACGCTGAGATTTTCGAATGGTCCGGGCAAACCCGGGTCTTCCGTATCCACGGCGGAGTGCGCGACGGGTTCATGCGCCTCACGGCCTCGACCTCGTGCCTGTTCACGCAAGCGGAGCTCATCCCTGTCAGCGGGCCGGCTCAGGCAGCGGGCGGGTCCGGTGCCGACGACGGCTCCCAGGTTGCCAGGGGGGGCGCATGAAAGCCCTTCCTCGCCTCCTTGCCATTGATGCGGGACAGACCGGAATCAAGCTCCGCCACCGAGAAGGGCCCAGAGTGGAGGAATGGTCGCTGCCTGGCATCCGCACGGATCGACCCCTCCCCGCGCAACTGCGGACCGTCCTCACCTCGGTTGCCGGCCGGGGGCTGAGGGCTGACTCGATCGGCATCGGCGCCTCCGGGCTGATCGAGGGCGAAGCGGACCCTGACATCCTCCTGGAAGCCGCCGGACCGCTGGACGCCACGTCGTTGGTGCTCGCACATGACTCGATCACGGCGTACCTCGGAGCCCTGGGAGACGAACGGGGCGTTGTTGTAGCTGCGGGAACCGGCGTCGTCACCCTCGCCGTGGGAATCTATGACGTCGCTCGTGTCGACGGCTGGGGCAACATCATCGGCGACGCAGGCAGCGGATACTGGATCGGTCGAGCGGCCCTCGATGCCGTGATGCGCGCCCACGACGGCAGGGGCCCCCAAACCGCGCTGACCGCGGCAGTGCGGAAAGACTTCCCGGACCTTGAATCTGCCTATATTGAACTGCAGGGCGATGTCGAGAGGGTACGGCGCGTCGCCGCCTATTCGAGAACGGTCGGGGAGCTTGCCGGTGAAGATCCCGTCGCCGCGACAATCATTGCTGCGGCAGGCAGTGAACTCGCGCTGGCTGCGGCATGCGGACTGCGGCGCGTCGGAGAGGCCACTGCACCCTGTCCGAAGGTCTGCGCCATAGGGGGAGCATTCACGTCACCGCACCTGGCAGCAGCATTCGATGGCGCGGTGAGGACGCAAATTCCGGAAGCGGATATCGCCGTCGGCCTTTCCAACCCCCTCGACGGGGCGGAAAAGCTGACGACGCTCGCCCCCGAGAGCGCTTTGACACCCAATGTCCTCCACAGCCGGCCCAGAGAGGGAAACCATGCCGGGGCAGCGACGCGATCAATGTCAGAAGGGATCTGAATGTTCGTCTCCATCGCCAACGATCCCAAGCAGTATGCTTGGGGATCCCACTCGGCCGTCGCGTCCATCCTCGGGCGGGAGGAGTCGGGAAAACCCGAAGCAGAGCTGTGGTTGGGAGCACACCCGGCTTCCCCGGCACGCATCGTCGACCCTGCAAGAATGGACGGTCACACGACGCTGGCGGAGTGGATCGCGGCCGACCCACTCCAGGCACTCGGTCCCCAGCTGGCACCGGGAACGCGCCTACCGTTCCTGCTGAAGGTGCTCGCGGCATCCTTGCCACTCTCGCTTCAGGCGCACCCTACAGAAGTCCAGGCAGCCGCCGGATTCGAACGTGAGAACGCAGCCGGCATCCCCTTGGATGCACCCTTTCGGAACTATCGGGATCCGCACCACAAGCCCGAACTTCTCGTCGTCCTGAGCGAAACGTTCGAAGCACTCTGCGGGTTCAGATCTCTCGACGAGGTGCAATCCGTAGTCCGGAAGCTGTGTCGACGTGCTCTCGGGGATCCAGCCGCCCGGTCCGACCTGGAGCAGTTCTCCGCGAGAATCGGTGCCGCAACGGGGCTCAGCCCGGTCGTGGAATGGCTCCTTGAGGGGTCGCCCGAAGTTTCCAGGCTGGTGGACGCTCTCGTCCACTTGGCAACCCATCCCGCCGGCGTCGAGGAGAAGCCAACCCCTCTGAGCACCATCCGGCAACTTGCCAATAGCTATCCAGGAGACCCTGGCATCGTTGTGTCACTGCTCGTGAACCACGTGACGCTCTCCCGCGGAGATGCACTCTACCTACCGGCGGGTAACATCCATGCCTATTTGCACGGCGTCGGCATCGAACTCATGGCGGCATCCGACAATGTCCTTCGCGGCGGCTTGACCACGAAACATGTCGACGTGAAGGAACTTCTTCAAGTCCTCGACTTCAGCCCCAGCCCCGTTCCTCTTCTGCTTCCAGATCAGCTGGCACGGGGTGTCAAGGTCTTTCGTCCCGAGGTGGCAGATTTCCAGCTGATTCAAGCCGATCTGGAAGACTCTATGGTGTCCCTCGACCTGGAGGGGCCGACGATAATTTTCGTTTCAGAAGGACAGGCCCATCTGGAGGGGAGCCGATCGTCCCGAACGGCGGCCAAGGGTGAGGCGCTTTACATCACGCCTGATGAAGGATTTCTCACGCTCGCCGGCTCGGGCCAGGTCTTTCTGGCCACCACCGGGTCCCCGCCCGCCAACTGACCCCGCACACCCAAACCGAAAGCGCGGACGGCTGCGGTGGCGGCGCTGGCGGATGGATTCCAGGCCGTCCGGCTCAGCCAAGGGACGCGACGTAAAATAGGAAGTACGTGACGACTACGATTTGAAGACGAGCTATTCGGAGTCGGCCGTGGCAACAACGCATCGTGCGCACCTATGGTGTACCTAGTCCGGGTGATCGGTAGTAGCGTGGCTATTTATTTGAGCAGATGTAAATACCTCGATGCCCTTGGTCAGCATTGACAGGTCAGTATTGACCGCGTATCGACTTCACAGTCTCCCCCACGTATCACCGCGCCGAGGCTACGAGAGCAAAAATGATAGGCACGGGCGGTAGTCTGCACTGCCCCGAGGAGGATCACCGATGAACCTGCTTTCGAAGCTTGTCAACTGGCGGGCCGGAAGTCCGCGGGAATCAGCGGTTTTCCCGGTCCTGCTCGATTTGAGGCTGTGGCTGACAAAATTGGGCCTCCGATATCCGTACTGGCGGCGCCATGCGTACCAGGACATCACCCGTAAGACAACAATCAGATGCCGCGCTGCAGCTTCGATCTTCCAGCTCATGTAATCGGGCAATATTCCCTTGAGCCTGCGGACCAATAGAGGGCTGCGGCAGGTCCGGGCCAGCCCGTCTTTCCCTGCATTCCGGGTCGCAAGGCGTTGGTCATCGGCCATACTTACGACCGTTCGACCGGGCGTCCGGTCACATCAGGAAACTACGGTGCCCGACATCACCAGTCGAGAGGGCTCCGACGGTTGGG
This genomic stretch from Arthrobacter dokdonellae harbors:
- the manA gene encoding mannose-6-phosphate isomerase, class I; amino-acid sequence: MFVSIANDPKQYAWGSHSAVASILGREESGKPEAELWLGAHPASPARIVDPARMDGHTTLAEWIAADPLQALGPQLAPGTRLPFLLKVLAASLPLSLQAHPTEVQAAAGFERENAAGIPLDAPFRNYRDPHHKPELLVVLSETFEALCGFRSLDEVQSVVRKLCRRALGDPAARSDLEQFSARIGAATGLSPVVEWLLEGSPEVSRLVDALVHLATHPAGVEEKPTPLSTIRQLANSYPGDPGIVVSLLVNHVTLSRGDALYLPAGNIHAYLHGVGIELMAASDNVLRGGLTTKHVDVKELLQVLDFSPSPVPLLLPDQLARGVKVFRPEVADFQLIQADLEDSMVSLDLEGPTIIFVSEGQAHLEGSRSSRTAAKGEALYITPDEGFLTLAGSGQVFLATTGSPPAN
- a CDS encoding BadF/BadG/BcrA/BcrD ATPase family protein, translating into MKALPRLLAIDAGQTGIKLRHREGPRVEEWSLPGIRTDRPLPAQLRTVLTSVAGRGLRADSIGIGASGLIEGEADPDILLEAAGPLDATSLVLAHDSITAYLGALGDERGVVVAAGTGVVTLAVGIYDVARVDGWGNIIGDAGSGYWIGRAALDAVMRAHDGRGPQTALTAAVRKDFPDLESAYIELQGDVERVRRVAAYSRTVGELAGEDPVAATIIAAAGSELALAAACGLRRVGEATAPCPKVCAIGGAFTSPHLAAAFDGAVRTQIPEADIAVGLSNPLDGAEKLTTLAPESALTPNVLHSRPREGNHAGAATRSMSEGI